The following proteins are encoded in a genomic region of Verrucomicrobiota bacterium:
- a CDS encoding tetratricopeptide repeat protein: protein MPEEKHRPSDSEDKPPLGLAAFWAELKRRKVMRVAITYAVVAWLVIQIAVSTFPSLYIPQWALSLVIMCVLLGFPVAIILAWAFELTPDGIKTTRHAREEQGAIPLSAGQQKKRNWMAYLVGALIPTLIFGTLALVFYFQAKPEQEPQEPLTNNLITQSTEKSIAVLPLANMSPDPENAFFADGVHEDVLTNLSRIKDLLVIGRTSTLQYRDTVKTLQQIGEELGVRYLVEGSVRRARNHVLVTVQLIDAQTEGHLWAENYSRELDDIFAIQAEVAKAIAGQLKAVLSPEEIEKIEYRPTENQDAYDLFLKYRLSWKTTRFDLEEKIPLLEKAVALDPAFGEAWANLAADYLVRSQRSRRNPADSLNKAHEALAKTQTLIPDSAPLKYAQACFEDIENQNLEGAIKLLLNALSIDPSAYEAKRYLCRLYYVAGRLEEAIFLAETILRSDPLDKLTETQLMMNHIGLGMWDRARQFFNKHDEKAGALLVDYLQYGSRKAFLEYSEYNSTPNPRDSIDNSWVQVIQALVNRDLDIAKSGYDDWQFSRFRFFLNGEGVLSIRRELLMALIHFELGEMDEITSLIDSSKRVIETEDFEDPRGHGERAIWFALMNEPDRVEQEVSRIREITAKPYWKYLRQEECEMYIAICYLVLGNNDKALEILEAASNTKGAGFINRELDLWFIFDRLRGNPRFDALLED, encoded by the coding sequence ATGCCCGAAGAAAAACATAGACCATCAGATTCAGAGGATAAGCCTCCTTTAGGCCTCGCCGCCTTCTGGGCCGAGCTGAAGCGCCGCAAGGTTATGCGGGTGGCGATTACCTATGCGGTGGTGGCGTGGTTGGTGATACAGATTGCGGTTTCCACGTTTCCCAGCCTCTATATTCCCCAGTGGGCCTTGAGTCTGGTTATCATGTGCGTGTTGTTGGGCTTCCCGGTGGCCATCATCCTGGCCTGGGCATTTGAGCTGACGCCCGATGGTATCAAGACCACCCGGCATGCCCGCGAAGAGCAGGGCGCAATACCCCTGTCTGCCGGACAACAGAAGAAACGCAACTGGATGGCGTATCTGGTAGGCGCCTTGATACCCACCCTCATCTTCGGCACCCTGGCCCTCGTCTTTTATTTCCAGGCCAAGCCTGAGCAAGAACCCCAGGAACCATTAACCAATAACTTAATAACCCAATCGACTGAAAAGTCGATTGCAGTCCTTCCCCTCGCCAACATGTCACCTGATCCGGAGAACGCCTTCTTCGCCGACGGCGTGCACGAGGATGTGCTGACCAACCTGTCCCGCATCAAGGACCTGCTGGTCATCGGCCGGACCTCGACACTTCAGTACCGGGACACGGTCAAGACCTTACAGCAGATTGGTGAAGAGCTGGGCGTGCGCTACCTGGTGGAGGGTTCAGTGCGCCGGGCCCGCAATCATGTGCTGGTGACCGTGCAGCTCATTGATGCCCAAACCGAGGGCCACCTCTGGGCCGAGAACTACAGCCGGGAGCTGGACGACATCTTCGCCATCCAGGCCGAGGTGGCCAAGGCCATTGCCGGTCAATTAAAAGCGGTCCTTTCCCCTGAGGAAATCGAGAAGATCGAATACCGGCCCACCGAAAACCAGGATGCTTACGATTTATTCCTCAAGTATCGATTGTCCTGGAAAACCACCCGATTCGACCTGGAGGAAAAGATCCCTTTATTAGAGAAAGCGGTGGCCCTGGACCCCGCCTTTGGAGAGGCCTGGGCCAATCTGGCGGCCGACTATCTCGTCAGGTCCCAAAGGTCCCGAAGAAATCCTGCTGATTCGTTGAACAAGGCTCACGAAGCGTTGGCGAAAACCCAGACTTTAATCCCCGATTCGGCCCCACTAAAATACGCTCAAGCGTGCTTTGAAGATATTGAAAACCAAAATCTGGAAGGCGCAATAAAACTGCTGCTGAACGCCTTGAGCATCGATCCTTCGGCCTACGAAGCCAAACGCTACCTTTGCAGGCTCTATTACGTCGCAGGCAGGTTGGAAGAGGCTATTTTCCTGGCGGAAACCATCCTCCGATCAGATCCCTTGGACAAGTTGACCGAGACACAACTGATGATGAATCATATCGGGCTGGGCATGTGGGATCGAGCCCGCCAGTTCTTTAATAAACATGACGAAAAAGCGGGAGCACTCCTGGTCGATTACCTGCAATACGGGAGCAGAAAGGCATTTCTTGAATACAGTGAGTATAATTCAACACCCAACCCGCGTGATTCGATCGACAATTCCTGGGTCCAAGTAATTCAGGCACTCGTGAATCGTGATCTCGATATCGCCAAATCCGGCTATGACGACTGGCAATTCAGTCGATTTCGATTCTTCCTGAACGGAGAAGGCGTATTGTCCATACGTCGGGAGCTATTGATGGCCCTCATACACTTTGAGCTGGGAGAAATGGATGAGATCACATCATTAATCGACTCGTCCAAGCGGGTAATTGAAACAGAAGATTTCGAAGATCCCCGAGGCCATGGCGAACGGGCTATTTGGTTTGCCCTTATGAATGAACCCGACCGCGTGGAACAAGAAGTCAGTCGTATTCGGGAAATAACTGCGAAGCCCTATTGGAAATACCTGAGACAGGAAGAATGCGAGATGTACATCGCCATTTGTTATCTCGTTCTTGGCAATAACGACAAGGCCCTCGAAATTCTGGAGGCTGCCAGCAATACGAAAGGCGCGGGCTTCATCAATCGCGAGCTCGACCTTTGGTTTATCTTCGACCGACTGCGGGGGAATCCACGTTTCGATGCATTATTGGAGGATTAG
- a CDS encoding type II toxin-antitoxin system VapC family toxin codes for MIAVDTNVVVRFLTADDAQQAKKSRTLFKDNEVWLSRTVFLETEWVLRGAYKLDRKSVNKALATLSQMEGVQVENISQVTEALTLHQSGWDFADALHVVSCPPEVTDFFSFDRRLTKMKWGALRLGMP; via the coding sequence ATGATTGCCGTTGATACCAATGTGGTCGTTCGATTTTTAACAGCGGACGATGCTCAGCAGGCGAAAAAGAGCCGTACTCTGTTCAAGGATAATGAGGTCTGGTTGTCCCGAACCGTTTTTCTGGAAACCGAGTGGGTGCTTCGGGGAGCCTATAAACTCGATCGAAAGAGCGTGAACAAGGCGCTGGCGACCTTGAGTCAGATGGAGGGCGTGCAGGTAGAGAATATTTCGCAAGTAACAGAGGCATTGACCCTTCATCAATCAGGGTGGGATTTTGCGGATGCCCTTCACGTCGTCTCCTGTCCTCCTGAGGTAACCGATTTTTTTAGTTTTGATCGGCGTCTGACAAAAATGAAATGGGGAGCCCTCAGGCTAGGGATGCCATGA
- a CDS encoding type II toxin-antitoxin system death-on-curing family toxin, which translates to MSKTPEDCFHLSVEIVREIHRQAIARFGGSEGDRDLNMLESAVAAPQASFGGKSPFADLAEVAAAYLFYLCKNHPFLDGNKRTALGACIVFLRLNDVETPPDSSQWEELTLAVASSAIDREETTNQLRTLLGS; encoded by the coding sequence ATGAGCAAAACTCCGGAAGACTGCTTCCACCTCTCGGTGGAAATTGTCCGGGAAATTCATAGGCAAGCCATTGCGAGGTTTGGTGGTTCAGAAGGGGATCGTGATCTCAACATGCTCGAATCCGCAGTAGCCGCGCCCCAGGCCAGCTTTGGTGGAAAATCCCCATTCGCCGATTTGGCAGAAGTTGCGGCTGCCTATTTATTTTATCTGTGCAAAAACCATCCCTTTCTTGATGGAAATAAACGAACCGCTTTGGGTGCCTGTATCGTTTTTCTGCGCTTAAATGATGTCGAAACGCCGCCCGACAGCTCTCAATGGGAGGAACTGACACTAGCGGTTGCGAGCAGTGCCATTGACCGCGAGGAGACAACCAATCAACTTCGAACTCTGCTCGGATCCTGA
- a CDS encoding AbrB/MazE/SpoVT family DNA-binding domain-containing protein — translation MRTKVSSKGQVVIPKSVRNHYQWKPGTVLNIEETDHGVVLSPVTDSCISQDEVFGCLKGKVSRRVTLKEMDAIIEELAQRSRA, via the coding sequence ATGAGGACTAAAGTTTCCAGCAAGGGTCAAGTTGTGATACCTAAATCGGTGAGAAACCATTATCAGTGGAAGCCGGGAACGGTGTTGAATATTGAAGAAACCGACCATGGCGTTGTGCTGAGTCCTGTCACTGATTCCTGCATTTCTCAGGATGAGGTCTTCGGCTGCCTAAAAGGGAAGGTGTCTCGGAGGGTGACGTTGAAAGAAATGGATGCCATTATTGAGGAGCTTGCCCAGAGATCGCGCGCATGA